AGCAACAACGCATGCTGATCATCACCGGCCCCAACATGGGCGGTAAATCTACTTACATGCGTCAAACTGCGCTGATTGTTTTGCTCGCTCACATCGGCAGTTTTGTACCGGCAGAACGCGCGCAAATTGGATTGGTGGATCGCATTTTTACGCGCATCGGCGCATCAGATGATCTCGCTTCCGGTCGTTCAACATTTATGGTGGAGATGACAGAAACCGCGAATATTTTGCACAACGCCACGCCCAACAGCTTGGTATTGATGGATGAAATTGGACGCGGCACCAGCACCTTCGACGGTCTGTCTCTCGCTTGGGCTTGTGCGCATTTTCTCGCTGAACGCGTGCGCGCTTTTACACTGTTTGCCACACACTACTTTGAGTTAACTTCCCTGCCAGATGAGTGCACTGGGGTCGGCAATGCCCATCTTGATGCCAGTGAGCACCATGACGGCATTGTGTTCCTACACAAAGTGCAACGCGGCGCGGCCAGTAAATCCTACGGCCTGCAGGTGGCGAAATTAGCCGGCATTCCGCGCGAGGTGTTGGCGGCCGCCAAAGACAAACTGCACGCGCTGGAATCATCTGACACATCAAACCCTACCTCTACGGTCGCAGCTCCTTCACCACGCCAGCCGGATCTCTTTGCCGCACCACAACCGCGCTGTGTAGACACCCTGCGCAGCACCAATCCTGATGAGCTGACCCCCAAAGCCGCCTTAGAACTGCTCTATCGGCTAAAAAATGAGCTGGATTAGGTATCATTTTTCAAGCATTTCAGCCATTTATCGTAGGTTATCTCTGACACAAGATGAGTAAAATGCTGCCCCTATCTGAAATCTCTTTCTCTCGTATTTGAGGACATTGCAATGGCCTTTGTTGTTGGCGAAAACTGCATCAACTGCAAACACACTGACTGCGTAGAAGTGTGCCCAGTCGACTGTTTCTATGAAGGCCCTAATTTTTTGGTTATCCACCCAGACGAGTGCATCGACTGCGCACTGTGTGAACCCGAGTGCCCAGTAAACGCCATCTACTCAGAAGATGAATTGCCAGCCGACCAAGCCGCGTTTATCGAGTTAAACGGCGAACTGGCCAAGCAGTGGCCAAATATCACCGAAATGAAACCGGCTCTGCCTGATGCGGAAGAGTGGAACGGTAAGCCTGGCAAATTGGCTCTGTTGCAACGCTAAGCCACCCCGCTTAGCTCATTGCAACTGCGCGCAAAGTTCCTCTTTGAGCTTTGCCTCATCGACAAAATACGGCCACTCTCCCACAATATTGGCTCGATGAAAAATACAGCCGCTGACAGCTTCCCTGCCAGCGGTTTTTTTGTGCCGCCGAAATACCCACCCATGTGGGTTCGCTCACATTCACACCTGCCAAAGAATCGGTTTGCCACTCGGTTCGCGCCAACTCTTTTCCATTGATGGAAAGTAAAAGCTCTGTTGGATTGATTGCTTGCCCGAGATTGGTATAGCGATCATACAAATCAGCATTTAGTCCAATCAGCGTGCACGATGTCGATAAATCCAATGGCACCGCCCAATGATGTCCATACATATCAACAACCAGATTTTTTTTCTCTGGACTGTAACGCAGCGACCACACCCCAGCTTGCTCTGCTAACACTTGCTCTGATGTCATATTTGCAGATGCACTCCCCGCGATATAAAAATCCCACTCGCGCAGAGGCGTACGCAAAAAATCACTGCCAGATAATTTCTCGCTACCATTCGGCATCTTTTCTACACTTATGGGCGTTCTAGAAACCTCATTCAACCACGCAACAAACTGATGCTGCATTTTTCCTATTTCCCTGAAATGCAAAATCTTCTGCGCGGTTTCATCTTGAGAAGATTTCGCATCAATGCGCCATAACTGAAATTTTTCTAGCAACCGAAAAGTCCACTCCTGAGTAGTGCGCCAGTGCTTATCCGCCGATAAAACCGAGCTACTGCTGCGCGTCATCCAATACAGCGGGCGATCAATAATTTTTTTAATATTTTCAAACGCGTTAAAGTCCACGCCATCGGTTGTAAATGGTAGCGGCTTACCCAAACGCGCCGCCAAGGTAGGGAACACATCGGCAATTGTGATGGCACGCTCATCCAGGGAATTAGGCATTACTTTTGGATCAACCCAAAACATCGGTGTACGCACCGCGCCTTCGCTGTAATGTGCTTTTCCACCCACAAAACCTGCATTGCTACCACCGCGTTTTTCTGGCGCGCCGTTATCACTGAGAAAAATGACGATGGTATTGTCCTGCTGGTCTGTTTTGTGCAAAGCCGCCAATAATTCACCGACATTGCGATCTAGATGTCGCAACATGGCACGGTATTTTTCATCGTCAGACAAATTATTTGCTTTCTCTTCCGGCGGCGCATGTAAAGGCCCATGTGGCAGTGGCGTGGCGTACCACATCAACCACGGCCTATCCGTTTTTGCCAAAACCGCAATGTCATTCACTGCGCGCTGCGTCAATATGTCTGGCAAATACCCTGCATGTTGCTGCCAAGCATTCTTTTCATCTTGTAGCCAAGGGTTTTCATACACCGGTGCGCGCATCACCGGTTTACCGTCTTGATCCAGCCCTTGCAAGAACCATTGATTGAGATAGCCAAAAAAAGAATCAAAACCTTGTGCAGCAGGCAGCGCATCAGTATTCAATTCGCCTATATGCCATTTGCCCACCAGATGCGTGCTGTACCCCATATCACGCAACCATTCTGGCAGCGTGATAATTTCAGGAGAAATGCCGCGCGCAATGGGATGAAAACCCAGCCTAGTCGGTGATTGCCCTGTCAATAAAGAAGCGCGGCTAGCTGAGCAAGTGCTGTCTGTGTAGAATCGACTGAAGCGCATTCCGCGCGCCGCCAACGCATCTATTGTCGGCGTTTGTGTTTGCACACTGGGTGTAAAACTATGCAAATCACCTACACCCAAATCATCAACAACAATTAACAACACATTGGGCTGTGATGTCGTGCTAGCTGCCACACCATTTAATCCTGATACAACAAGCAGCAGCACGCTGCAGAATAGCAATCGAATACTAAACTTATGATTTTTTTGACCATCGCAAACAACGGCACTATCAATGAACAGTAGCCGCATTGAACGCAATCAAGCTCTGAAAAGCAACGCCATCCTGACTGGCTTTGCCGGCCTGTATGCCTTGGCTGCACTCTGCATCACAGCTTTCTCACTGTATCTGACTGTAATTCTGCATTGGCAAGGCGCTTTTCGTGATTTATGGGAATTTATTGACGACATCGAAAAACAATTCCAAGGCATTTGGTCAGCCAGTTACTTACTTGATGCCTACGGCGGCGCGCATCGGATTTTTTTCCCAAAACTCCTATTTTTTGCTGACTATTACTGGTTTGGCGGGCGCAATGCATTAACGACGACTATCGCCCTACTCTGTCAGTTTGGCTATGGCTTACTCATTTGGCGTGCCACACGCTGGCAATCTTTCATCGCCAGCGAGCGCATCCTCGTCATCAGTCTCTTTATATTGGCGCTATTTAGCACCACCCAAGTCAGCAACTTTTTGTATGCAATGGATGTGCAGTGGTACATGTCCAACTTTTTAGGACTAATAGGTCTATATGTATTGGCCTATTACAAAGACAACGCCAAGAAATGGCTGCTCGTACTTCTTTTCGGCAGTGCTGCTGCTCTGTGCAATTTCACAGGCATCATGCCGTTATTCATTGCCGTGTTAACCCTATTGATACAACACAACCGTAAACCCCTGCATTACGGCCTGCTTATCACCATTGGAATAATTTGTTTTTTTTATATTCACAATGACAAAAACAGCGCCAATGTTGTTATTGGCGCACTGATGCTCAGCGACAATCTCGAAACTACTTTTCGCATCATCAACAATACCTTGATCGATATGGCTATTTATGTGCCACGCTATTTATCCAGTCCGCTATCACGCACTTGGCCTATTGCCGGAGGCGCACTGGCAATTATTGGCATTGCCGTTACTGCTTTTAACTGGCTGCGGTTATTTCACAACAACATCGCGCTAACGCCGTGGCAAAAGCTCTGCTTATTTATATCGACCGGCATTATTGTCAGCGCCATTTTTACTGCCTTCGGCCGCGTGATCTATCCCAACTCCGCCATTGCCGAACGCTATCAAACACTGGTTCTGCCATGGCTTCCATCGCTGTTTGGTTTGCTGTGGTCGGATTTACGCAATACAAACTTTCGCACTGTCTTTCTTGGCGTCTGGACAATTACTTTTGCGTACTATTTTCTTCCCGCACAACCGGTCAGCGCCAAGAGCATGGTGGTATTGAGTTCACGCATACAACAAGCGCACACGGCAGCGCGCGCTGGCGTATTGGAGCCGCCGTATATTCTCGCCACGCTATCTCACCCTTTGATTAAAAATAAAATTAACTCCGTAAAAGATAACGATACTTTCTTACGCAGCCACTCACTGGGTTATTTCCAACACCTGCCACAATTTCCCATAGGCAAACAACTAACAATCACAGAGGAGCCCGCCTGTTTAGGGAATATTTCACCGCGACTCGACAACACCGCCCAAGCGTGGATATTTGACGGACAACTCCTGCTTACTGAGCAACAGGCTGCTACAGATGTTGTAATCATGCAAGACGGAATCATTAAAGGGCTTGGCATCTTGATCGGTGCGGATGACTCTCTGCTGCCTACCACACAGCAAGATGTACAACAAAGTCGTTTTCGCGCTTATGCACATCAACAAGCATTAAATCCCAGCCAACCCATCACCCTATTAGGCATATACAACAACACAACGCAATGCCAAATGACATTGCCAAGCATTACGCCTAGCGCTTGAGTTTCTTCAGCGCCTTCTTTGGCTGATGATCCGCTTTTGTTTTTTTACTTATCGATAAATGTCTTTTTGTAAAAACTGCTAACACTTCAATATGTGAAGTCTGTGGAAACATATCCACCATTCCAACCTCAGCAAGTGCAAAGCCACGCCGCTCTAAAACAGCCGCATCTCTCGCAAAAGTAGATGGACTGCACGATACATACACAATACGCTCAACACCATCCAACTTCACTTGCTGACAAAAAGTTAGCGCGCCTTCACGCGGCGGATCTAACAATATTTTGTTAGCAGTTAAGGTGACTTTCTCAATATTTTTCTTATTCGATAAATCACATACCAGCCACGACACATTGGTGACAGCGCATGCAATCGCTTGGGCTTTAGCGCGACTTACCATTGTCTCACTGACTTCTAGCGCAGAAACCTGCTTCACCGCCTTTGCAATGGGCAAGGTAAAATTCCCCAAACCAGAAAAAGCCTCTAGCACCAGATCCGTTTTTCGCAAATCCATTGCCGACAGCACAGCATCAATCAATAAAGCATTCACTGCGCCATTGGCCTGCAAAAAATCACCCGGCATACACGCCAACGCAGTCTTAGATTTTTCGTGCTGCAACAACACCTGCTCTTTGCCAAACGCATACTGAGCGGAGCTTTTTTCTTCTTGTTGGATAAACACCGTTACCGCCTGCTCAACAGCAAATGCCTGCAACAAGGCCTGATCTACTGGCGATAGTGCTGCAGTTACACGCAACAACATGCCTATGCCATTATCCGCCGCTAATAATTCGATGTGCCCCAACTGCCTTGGCTGCGACCAGCGCGACAAACACTGCCGCAAGTGCGGCAACAACTTCTGCAAAGCCGGCACTAAAACTGCGCAGTGTTTTATTTCAACGATTGTTTGGCTGTGACGCTGACGAAATCCCAGCGCCAAATGTTTTTTATCTGCCAACCAACGACAGGCAATGCGCGCACGACGACGATACGCCCACGGCTCTGCAGCCAGCGTTGGCAGCCATTGCACAGCGGCAATATTTTCAATGCGCGCTAATTGCTCTTTTAACACCTGTTCTTTATTGACGAGCTGCGTTGCGTAATCCATGTACTGCACATCACAACCGCCACAAACTGTTGCATATTCACAAGGCGGCACAATGCGTGTAGGTGATGCTTGCAGCACATCTACCACTTCTGCTTCAACACGATTGCTATAGCGCGCGCGTTCACGCACCAACACTCGTTCGGCCGGCAATGCGCCATCTACCAGCCACACCACACCTTCAGCGTGCGCCACACCGCGCAAATCGTGCGCCAATGATTCAATCGTCAGTTCTTTCATGTATTACTCAATCAGACACGCAATCAAACACGCAATCAAACACTCAGAGACAAAAAAGCCCGCAGCAGCGGGCTTTCTCTCCACACAAAGTGATGGCATCACTCTTTGGGATAAACGCGATAGTTAATGCCTGCCAAGCGCTCCAATACGCGATGCACCTGACAGGAGTAGCCAAACTCGTTGTCGTACCACAAATACATCACCGCATGATTGCCTTTCACAATGGTCGCTTTCGCATCAAAAATACAGGCGTGACGCGAGCCAACAAAATCACTAGACACCACTTCCGTGCTGTTAGTGAAATCAATTTGCTTGCGCAGTGGTGAATGCAGCGCCATGTGACGCATGTATTCGTTCAACTCTTCCAGCGTAGTTTCTTGGTTCAATTCCAAGTTCAGAATTGCCATCGACACGTTAGGAATCGGCACGCGAATCGCATTGCCGGTCAGCTTGCCTGCCAATTCTGGCAATGCTTTCGCCACGGCCTTTGCCGCGCCGGTTGAGGTGATAACCATGTTCAACGGCGCACTGCGACCACGACGCTCGGCCTTGTGGTAGTTGTCGATCAAGTTCTGGTCATTGGTGTACGCATGCACAGTTTCAATATGGCCAGACTTCACGCCAAATTTATCGTTGATCGCTTTCAGCGCAGGCACTACCGCATTGGTGGTGCAAGAAGCGGCAGATAGAATTTTATCTTCTGGCAGAATTTGCTCATGGTTCACACCAAACACGATATTTTTGATGTCGCCTTTCGCTGGAGCGGTGAGCAACACTTGGCTCACGCCTTTGGCTTTCAAGTGTTTAGACAAGCCCGCTTCGTCAGTCAATTTGCCGGTGTTTTCAACAATAATCGCGTTGTTGATGCCGTACTGGGTGTAATCAATGTCTTCTGGATTATCGGCATAAATCACTTTGATTTCGTTGCCGTTGGCAATGAAGCTATTGGTCTCTTCATCCACACGAATGGTGCCGCGGAAAGGACCGTGCACAGAATCGCGGCGCAGCAGTGAGGCGCGTTTTTCTAAATCGCCATCACCTTTGCTTTTGCGCACTACGATGGCGCGTAAACGCAACACATCACCGCCGCCAGTTTTTTCAATCAACAAACGCGCCATCAAGCGGCCGATACGACCGAAACCGTACAACACCACATCGCGCGGTTCTGGAATCGGTTTTACATCGGTGCCGATAGCATCCGCCAATTCGCGTTTTACAAAATCTTCCACCGACAAACCGCCGCTGTCTTTCATAAAGTTGACGGCGATACGACCCACATCCACATGCGCACGACCGAGGTTCAGCGCAGACAGTGCTTTTACAACAGGGAAAGTATTGAATTCAGACAATTCGTTTTGTTCGACCTGACGCACAAAACGGTGCGCTTTCATGATGTCGATCACGGAACGGCTGTAGAGTTGCTGCCCGTAAATATAGGTGTTGACATTGTGTTCACGGTGCAATTTACCGATCAACGGAATCATGTCTTCCGCCAACGCCTCGCGCTGCTTCCAATCTGAGAAATAATCTGCGGGTTTGGGGCGTTTTTGTTCTTCGGCCATGGTGCTGCACCTGTGGTCTGGTTTGAAAGAGGCGTTATTATGGTGATTCACTTATAGTGCT
The DNA window shown above is from Cellvibrionales bacterium and carries:
- a CDS encoding ferredoxin family protein, with the translated sequence MAFVVGENCINCKHTDCVEVCPVDCFYEGPNFLVIHPDECIDCALCEPECPVNAIYSEDELPADQAAFIELNGELAKQWPNITEMKPALPDAEEWNGKPGKLALLQR
- a CDS encoding sulfatase-like hydrolase/transferase: MAASTTSQPNVLLIVVDDLGVGDLHSFTPSVQTQTPTIDALAARGMRFSRFYTDSTCSASRASLLTGQSPTRLGFHPIARGISPEIITLPEWLRDMGYSTHLVGKWHIGELNTDALPAAQGFDSFFGYLNQWFLQGLDQDGKPVMRAPVYENPWLQDEKNAWQQHAGYLPDILTQRAVNDIAVLAKTDRPWLMWYATPLPHGPLHAPPEEKANNLSDDEKYRAMLRHLDRNVGELLAALHKTDQQDNTIVIFLSDNGAPEKRGGSNAGFVGGKAHYSEGAVRTPMFWVDPKVMPNSLDERAITIADVFPTLAARLGKPLPFTTDGVDFNAFENIKKIIDRPLYWMTRSSSSVLSADKHWRTTQEWTFRLLEKFQLWRIDAKSSQDETAQKILHFREIGKMQHQFVAWLNEVSRTPISVEKMPNGSEKLSGSDFLRTPLREWDFYIAGSASANMTSEQVLAEQAGVWSLRYSPEKKNLVVDMYGHHWAVPLDLSTSCTLIGLNADLYDRYTNLGQAINPTELLLSINGKELARTEWQTDSLAGVNVSEPTWVGISAAQKNRWQGSCQRLYFSSSQYCGRVAVFCR
- the rlmD gene encoding 23S rRNA (uracil(1939)-C(5))-methyltransferase RlmD, translating into MKELTIESLAHDLRGVAHAEGVVWLVDGALPAERVLVRERARYSNRVEAEVVDVLQASPTRIVPPCEYATVCGGCDVQYMDYATQLVNKEQVLKEQLARIENIAAVQWLPTLAAEPWAYRRRARIACRWLADKKHLALGFRQRHSQTIVEIKHCAVLVPALQKLLPHLRQCLSRWSQPRQLGHIELLAADNGIGMLLRVTAALSPVDQALLQAFAVEQAVTVFIQQEEKSSAQYAFGKEQVLLQHEKSKTALACMPGDFLQANGAVNALLIDAVLSAMDLRKTDLVLEAFSGLGNFTLPIAKAVKQVSALEVSETMVSRAKAQAIACAVTNVSWLVCDLSNKKNIEKVTLTANKILLDPPREGALTFCQQVKLDGVERIVYVSCSPSTFARDAAVLERRGFALAEVGMVDMFPQTSHIEVLAVFTKRHLSISKKTKADHQPKKALKKLKR
- a CDS encoding glyceraldehyde-3-phosphate dehydrogenase, with the translated sequence MAEEQKRPKPADYFSDWKQREALAEDMIPLIGKLHREHNVNTYIYGQQLYSRSVIDIMKAHRFVRQVEQNELSEFNTFPVVKALSALNLGRAHVDVGRIAVNFMKDSGGLSVEDFVKRELADAIGTDVKPIPEPRDVVLYGFGRIGRLMARLLIEKTGGGDVLRLRAIVVRKSKGDGDLEKRASLLRRDSVHGPFRGTIRVDEETNSFIANGNEIKVIYADNPEDIDYTQYGINNAIIVENTGKLTDEAGLSKHLKAKGVSQVLLTAPAKGDIKNIVFGVNHEQILPEDKILSAASCTTNAVVPALKAINDKFGVKSGHIETVHAYTNDQNLIDNYHKAERRGRSAPLNMVITSTGAAKAVAKALPELAGKLTGNAIRVPIPNVSMAILNLELNQETTLEELNEYMRHMALHSPLRKQIDFTNSTEVVSSDFVGSRHACIFDAKATIVKGNHAVMYLWYDNEFGYSCQVHRVLERLAGINYRVYPKE